In a genomic window of Styela clava chromosome 11, kaStyClav1.hap1.2, whole genome shotgun sequence:
- the LOC144429741 gene encoding uncharacterized protein LOC144429741 has protein sequence MKIAIIAIIALLGGVFGQDATLTVNTEWPQNEDSNAGALVNFAYSDVGEGSCTAELPEAVNLFHVTNGHIVPEDSSPIEGSYKIAAPANWEFINGTLTVLIIFNREGIFNLTDIEFKCDPSDVEDLSVYSFPQNDLRKEASSNVFKRSGFHEGDVLTITLPAAVARFNITGGDSELVVDGKDTTYTVSGFRNEQGNGDHNEVHFSIEYSREAGTWFSAGEITVSVTENEASEDSPET, from the exons ATGAAGATTGCTATAATTGCCATCATTGCTTTATTGGGAGGTGTTTTCGGACAAGATGCAA CTCTTACTGTCAATACTGAATGGCCACAAAATGAAGACTCAAACGCTGGTGCCCTTGTCAATTTTGCTTATTCCGATGTTGGAGAGGGTAGCTGCACGGCTGAACTTCCAGAAGCAGTCAATCTTTTTCAT GTAACGAACGGCCATATTGTCCCAGAAGACAGCAGCCCTATTGAAGGCAGTTACAAAATTGCCGCCCCAGCTAATTGGGAATTCATCAATGGAACTCTAACTGTTCTCATTATCTTCAATCGGGAGGGAATTTTCAATCTCACCGATATCGAATTTAAATGTGACCCAAGCGATGTAGAAGACT TGTCCGTCTACTCCTTTCCCCAAAACGACCTTAGAAAAGAGGCCAGCTCCAATGTTTTTAAACGAAGCGGATTCCACGAGGGAGACGTTCTTACCATCACTCTTCCAGCAGCTGTTGCCAGATTTAAC ATTACGGGTGGAGACAGCGAACTAGTTGTTGATGGCAAGGATACGACATACACAGTTTCAGGATTCAGGAATGAACAAGGCAATGGTGATCACAACGAG GTCCACTTCAGTATTGAATACTCTAGAGAGGCTGGTACCTGGTTTTCTGCAGGAGAAATCACTGTTTCAGTCACCGAAAATGAAGCATCCGAAGATAGCCCAGAGACCTAA